A single region of the Eremothecium gossypii ATCC 10895 chromosome V, complete sequence genome encodes:
- the NGK1 gene encoding hexokinase (Syntenic homolog of Saccharomyces cerevisiae YLR446W) → MRLSKLERATEARNALIAGYEDLSVNQVSRKVAQELQLRLETSTVSMLSSAVIPEDLCEARSASTVAEDFLLAIDIGGTTLKSAIISTVDFQVTAQWAYDIPHRIVDIAFFNRIVQWVCERVFMHVGRSRYRFLLGITFSFPLNTKNEITTMGKGFQMTEEVRNVSLRQILEQSFAHIMAHNTKYRFQVSLGGIVNDTVAVFWTNKMLHGGDNIAMILGTGINFCFALPFAAVPRAKMPIACSEDVRLLINSEAGFLGANFLPLSQFDQHQGEQAAPFMPLEYLTAGKWIPLSLRNALAYCDISSVRDIEFTGELLGAILDGRASDFFRADEFPAVQDLARTLVDRAAFCLHATIYGIHRFRHGDDPTGAITISFAGSFLRFCTYYYEKLKEVSDGKIKYTFLPDSNLLGASLFAAYQAAKSGRA, encoded by the coding sequence ATGCGTTTATCCAAGCTTGAACGGGCTACTGAAGCCAGGAACGCCCTAATAGCCGGCTACGAAGACCTGAGTGTGAATCAGGTGAGCCGGAAGGTGGCCCAGGAGCTGCAACTCCGGCTCGAGACGAGCACCGTGTCCATGTTGAGCAGCGCGGTCATCCCGGAAGACCTCTGCGAGGCCAGATCTGCATCCACAGTCGCGGAGGATTTCCTGCTGGCCATCGACATAGGAGGAACGACTCTCAAAAGCGCGATTATCTCGACTGTGGATTTCCAGGTGACCGCACAATGGGCATACGACATTCCACATCGCATCGTAGACATAGCCTTTTTCAATCGCATCGTCCAATGGGTATGTGAGCGCGTGTTCATGCATGTGGGGAGAAGCCGGTACCGGTTTTTGCTTGGGATCACCTTCAGCTTCCCTCTGAATACCAAGAACGAGATTACCACGATGGGTAAGGGCTTTCAGATGACGGAAGAGGTCCGCAACGTCAGCCTGCGGCAAATTCTGGAGCAGAGCTTCGCACACATCATGGCCCACAACACCAAGTACCGTTTCCAGGTGTCTCTGGGCGGCATCGTGAACGACACGGTCGCGGTGTTCTGGACCAACAAGATGCTGCACGGCGGCGATAACATTGCGATGATCCTCGGCACCGGGATCAACTTTTGCTTCGCATTGCCCTTCGCCGCAGTGCCGCGCGCTAAGATGCCCATTGCGTGCTCGGAAGACGTGCGACTGCTGATCAATAGCGAGGCCGGGTTCCTGGGCGCAAACTTCCTGCCGCTGAGCCAATTCGATCAGCATCAGGGTGAGCAGGCCGCGCCGTTCATGCCGCTGGAGTACCTGACCGCGGGAAAATGGATCCCGCTGTCGCTAAGGAACGCGCTGGCGTACTGCGACATCTCTTCGGTCCGCGACATCGAGTTCACTGGTGAGCTCCTGGGCGCAATTCTCGACGGACGCGCAAGCGACTTCTTCCGCGCAGATGAGTTCCCTGCCGTGCAGGACCTGGCGCGCACCCTTGTCGACCGAGCTGCCTTCTGCCTGCACGCTACCATCTACGGTATCCACCGGTTTCGGCACGGGGACGACCCCACTGGCGCCATAACCATCAGTTTTGCCGGCTCGTTTCTCCGATTCTGTACGTACTACTATGAAAAGCTAAAGGAAGTCTCTGACGGGAAGATCAAATACACGTTTCTGCCCGACAGCAACCTCCTTGGTGCCTCCCTCTTCGCCGCGTACCAGGCCGCGAAATCGGGGCGCGCCTAG
- a CDS encoding AER145Wp (NOHBY520; No homolog in Saccharomyces cerevisiae; Syntenic homolog of Kluyveromyces lactis KLLA0B04774g), with protein sequence MHGAKLRQWQCHRKSALSNLVECDGQGGCGGVSGKMRYGRQYGDSQDAGHGRVRLRGFSGSGAASFKRVGGRKEGEEPHADDSSAEGRENGRNDTCSGEEHADFLVECTGHAQGGLGDVSPLFLERLMDLSMFRNVPRTFYAAIAVKMKVLLYHTHECIVKMGEPAEAIYWILYGAADVTSPDGKVTHAVLVQGAHFGEIGLLFKSPRVATVVAKSKILVGMLAADDFNQVLASYPAVERQLRDEAQQRLAMQEKRWKVSKQPLSQYAMGTWSPGGAQPSPDTPFVCPANVTVQLSRYISQNGLEMHSNLEGIDDSISTLQFLKSLPLFARLPVDIIHEFALSVKILQVPAFQYIIRKGEVGRDVYFILTGKFEVLDRCKDSSQSVSLLAQLGPGQYFGEMGFLDALDGNHDENAKSVRSADIRSISASTLLVLAGDTFSYFCSRYPWIKCEIRKIAGERNRNNSHIASRAAQITTGNSFVLPRGPTMGGNRGDLPVLPTFLNESKPCLESIPDSKFDDNPASFCQEDRPFEIVPVVNSVANPRSRSFYLPVNMAAKSSSTVGRRKSKKRVAASSSYFPSSSASSSAVSVAKIRTTAKLGANKLIGNLNCTPPFLKPPLSFHQKYGAVFLPPPTGALSDNIQMTSPLPSFSLISSLSTYCPLPRILPQVLEDQARWLPTAAEHSPFVSASTSTMRSLPEKILLQCFRFLTLPELMKLRIVCRRWRQLLYITPGLFTKLDLTPWNNSIDDKALMQVTDFVGSRPKSVDLSNCYHITDNGFSYMINEIGIGGQLKRVNIKSCWEVSAMAIMDLAVPSIGGSLEEIDLTNCRKVRDEVIQRLIGWEPSTTIFGPPMNDTLLDNLQGTPLIQHDHTDFRTLHPIQNTVPEVSHFTTNCTPTLNQIGCRSLHKLVLRYCKNITDTTLYHISIYAKERLTYLDLTRCTGLTDMGFSYWSSQLFMNLHTLILTECIFLTDVGIRSIVNCAPNLEHLNLSFCCSLTELAVELLWIGCLHLRTLDLSFCGRAVNNVSLLGISMHLRKLQRIILKGCPRITRSGVDSLLGGFAPLAYIDISQCRNAHMYQGGPPATKFNLAPGCKSIHLTMEGSGRCVEVVV encoded by the coding sequence ATGCACGGAGCTAAGCTAAGACAGTGGCAATGTCATCGAAAGTCCGCGCTGTCCAATCTGGTGGAATGTGATGGTCAAGGAGGCTGCGGCGGAGTGTCAGGGAAGATGAGGTATGGACGCCAATATGGGGACAGCCAAGACGCGGGGCACGGGCGAGTGCGGTTGCGGGGTTTCAGCGGAAGTGGGGCCGCAAGTTTCAAGCGGGTTGGCGGGCGAAAAGAGGGTGAAGAACCTCACGCGGACGACAGCAGTGCGGAGGGGAGAGAAAACGGACGGAATGATACGTGTTCCGGTGAAGAGCACGCAGATTTTTTGGTAGAGTGCACCGGCCATGCTCAGGGGGGATTGGGAGACGTTTCCCCATTGTTTCTTGAGCGCTTGATGGACCTTTCGATGTTCCGTAACGTCCCCAGGACATTCTACGCGGCGATTGCAGTTAAGATGAAGGTCCTACTGTACCACACACATGAATGCATCGTGAAGATGGGTGAGCCTGCGGAGGCGATATATTGGATCCTATATGGCGCTGCTGACGTTACGTCCCCGGACGGGAAGGTCACGCACGCGGTTCTGGTACAGGGCGCGCATTTCGGAGAGATAGGGCTGCTGTTCAAAAGCCCGCGTGTGGCTACCGTGGTGGCCAAGAGTAAGATACTGGTTGGCATGCTTGCTGCGGATGATTTTAACCAAGTTCTCGCATCCTACCCGGCTGTTGAACGACAGCTCCGGGATGAGGCACAGCAACGGTTAGCTATGCAGGAGAAACGGTGGAAGGTAAGTAAACAGCCTCTTTCGCAATATGCTATGGGGACCTGGAGTCCCGGGGGCGCGCAACCTAGTCCAGATACGCCTTTTGTCTGTCCAGCTAACGTTACGGTTCAACTTAGTAGATATATCTCGCAAAATGGGCTCGAAATGCACTCAAATTTAGAGGGAATTGATGATTCCATATCTACTTTGCAATTCCTTAAAAGTCTCCCTTTGTTTGCTCGCCTTCCGGTGGATATTATACATGAGTTCGCCCTTTCTGTGAAAATATTGCAAGTCCCTGCCTTCCAATATATCATCAGGAAGGGCGAAgttggaagagatgtataCTTTATATTAACGGGGAAATTTGAGGTGTTGGATAGATGCAAGGACAGTTCGCAGAGCGTTAGCCTGCTGGCGCAATTGGGGCCCGGTCAATACTTCGGCGAGATGGGTTTCTTAGATGCTCTTGATGGAAATCATGACGAAAATGCGAAATCTGTAAGATCTGCTGATATTAGATCCATTTCTGCGTCGACCTTGTTGGTCCTCGCCGGTGACACTTTCAGCTATTTTTGCTCCAGGTACCCGTGGATAAAATGCGAAATTAGAAAGATTGCGGGGGAACGAAACAGGAATAACTCTCATATAGCTTCCCGGGCAGCTCAAATCACTACAGGAAACTCTTTTGTGCTTCCGCGAGGACCTACAATGGGGGGAAACCGGGGCGATTTGCCAGTGCTCCCCACTTTTCTGAATGAGTCGAAACCATGTCTTGAATCTATCCCAGATTCTAAATTTGATGATAATCCTGCTAGCTTTTGCCAAGAAGACAGACCTTTCGAAATAGTGCCTGTGGTAAACAGCGTGGCTAACCCGCGTAGTCGTTCATTTTACCTACCAGTGAATATGGCCGCCAAGAGCTCGAGCACAGTAGGACGAAGAAAGAGTAAAAAGAGGGTAGCGGCGTCATCTTCTTATTTCCCATCATCATCAGCCTCATCCTCTGCGGTATCAGTCGCAAAAATAAGAACAACAGCAAAATTAGGTGCCAATAAGCTAATAGGTAACTTAAATTGCACCCCTCCGTTTCTGAAACCTCCTCTATCATTTCACCAAAAATATGGAGCTGTCTTCTTGCCTCCTCCAACTGGGGCTTTATCTGATAACATACAGATGACTTCACCACTTCCAAGCTTCTCATTGATATCTTCGCTGTCCACGTACTGTCCTCTTCCTAGAATTCTTCCTCAAGTTTTGGAGGATCAGGCAAGATGGTTACCAACCGCTGCAGAACATTCGCCTTTTGTAAGTGCATCTACTTCTACCATGAGATCACTACCTGAAAAGATACTTTTGCAGTGTTTTCGTTTCTTGACGTTACCAGAATTGATGAAACTAAGAATTGTCTGTCGACGCTGGCGGCAACTTCTATACATAACGCCGGGCCTGTTTACCAAGTTAGATCTCACACCATGGAATAACTCGATCGATGACAAGGCACTAATGCAGGTAACAGATTTTGTCGGGTCAAGGCCTAAGTCGGTCGATCTTTCGAATTGCTACCATATCACAGACAATGGCTTTTCGTACATGATCAATGAGATCGGAATTGGTGGCCAACTCAAACGGGTAAATATCAAAAGTTGTTGGGAGGTCAGTGCAATGGCCATAATGGATCTTGCAGTGCCGTCCATTGGCGGGTCACTAGAAGAAATTGATTTGACAAACTGCAGGAAAGTAAGGGACGAGGTCATCCAGAGGCTAATTGGCTGGGAACCATCGACAACAATTTTTGGACCACCAATGAATGATACTCTTCTGGATAATCTGCAAGGAACCCCGCTAATTCAGCATGATCACACGGACTTTAGGACTTTACATCCAATCCAGAATACAGTACCAGAAGTTTCACACTTTACTACAAATTGCACACCTACATTGAATCAAATAGGTTGTAGGAGTTTACACAAGTTGGTACTTCGATACTGCAAAAATATCACGGATACCACGTTGTATCACATATCTATTTATGCGAAGGAGAGGCTCACCTATTTAGATCTCACGCGTTGTACTGGACTAACTGACATGGGATTTTCTTATTGGAGTTCTCAATTATTCATGAACCTGCATACGTTGATCTTAACAGAATGCATTTTTCTAACTGATGTTGGAATCAGGTCCATTGTGAACTGCGCACCCAACTTGGAGCATTTGAATTTATCTTTCTGTTGCTCGTTAACAGAACTGGCTGTTGAACTGCTTTGGATTGGGTGCCTGCATCTCAGGACACTTGACTTAAGCTTCTGCGGTAGGGCAGTCAACAACGTTTCTCTCTTGGGGATATCAATGCATTTGCGAAAATTGCAGCGCATTATATTGAAGGGCTGTCCGCGTATTACAAGGTCTGGTGTCGATTCACTGCTTGGCGGTTTTGCTCCTCTGGCGTATATTGATATATCCCAATGCAGGAATGCCCATATGTATCAGGGCGGCCCGCCGGCTACCAAGTTCAACCTCGCACCGGGATGTAAGAGCATACATCTGACCATGGAGGGAAGCGGCAGATGCGTCGAGGTTGTGGTTTAG
- a CDS encoding AER144Cp (NOHBY519; No homolog in Saccharomyces cerevisiae; Syntenic homolog of Kluyveromyces lactis KLLA0B04796g), with protein MSDKGAGVRNGHARFGVLDVVRMAIGAGIGLWLLAKAGAWMGLQPRVSRDRGADLQPSQYWAEHGMEIPHVFTATELSQYSAGTGGTRPVLLAVLGHVYEVTRAPRLYGTKGPYRRFTGRDCSNLFGYAMWELGAMRAAACSSNVSNTTEVQLQRIRGWQRFYQERYPYVGVLV; from the coding sequence ATGTCGGACAAGGGTGCAGGCGTCAGGAACGGACACGCAAGATTCGGGGTACTGGATGTGGTGAGAATGGCGATCGGAGCGGGCATAGGCTTGTGGCTCCTTGCAAAGGCAGGTGCATGGATGGGACTGCAGCCACGGGTGAGCAGGGACCGCGGCGCGGACCTGCAACCGTCGCAGTATTGGGCGGAACACGGGATGGAGATTCCGCACGTGTTCACGGCAACGGAACTATCGCAGTACAGCGCGGGTACGGGAGGCACACGCCCCGTGCTACTTGCTGTACTGGGGCACGTCTACGAGGTgacgcgggcgccgcggctATATGGTACGAAGGGTCCGTACCGGCGCTTCACCGGGCGTGACTGCTCCAACTTGTTTGGATATGCAATGTGGGAGCTAGGGGCCATGCGAGCGGCGGCATGCAGCAGCAACGTATCAAATACCACCGAAGTGCAGTTGCAGCGGATCAGGGGCTGGCAGCGGTTCTACCAGGAGCGGTACCCTTATGTCGGCGTGCTTGTGTAG
- the COG8 gene encoding Golgi transport complex subunit COG8 (Syntenic homolog of Saccharomyces cerevisiae YML071C (COG8)) encodes MPANGARSPGSWSWHSGPLYPLPGPTGPQLSPFLPCTASALGRSSRPARKVCRNHHHSPAGSAAEEKDSKMDLAVRDVLGDVNSYPKAADALVREVLTERRSYDGYFVSQAVAGSIVEDIAETEAAIAGLERQLRERLLAQKRQLVAELRGSDVLEELAGISREIEQLWELDSGRAGKPADESLEDVEAPEEAEDAFHASLRRLRTEGRSGADDGLGVVLGNLGRVCGLLEVPALVSTCIRTGYYQEALMCHGYVRSLQHKFPGVELVARIAAAVQADISQTMLQGLSRLLTTALTINAMKKITDYLASIDPFQDAPSALQQLFLSARFRFIAGEIDSYAAAPDVSDAVREMLLKRKIECVREHVYGNLVVFNSRFVPDTRPIAIGLFGAPATPLPTSPLLLHFVDRCCTHLVRQLPAHMPFVAPDSVCLQLVYCSFRLADLNPNFHHLFMNALLASGAFSRAELDAALAKRLELVATY; translated from the coding sequence ATGCCCGCCAACGGCGCTAGAAGCCCAGGCAGCTGGAGCTGGCATTCTGGCCCTCTGTACCCGTTGCCAGGTCCCACGGGGCCGCAATTGAGTCCATTCTTGCCTTGTACGGCGTCGGCGTTGGGCAGAAGCAGTCGCCCCGCTCGTAAGGTCTGTAGAAATCACCACCACTCCCCGGCTGGCAGCGCTGCCGAAGAGAAGGATTCAAAGATGGATTTGGCCGTTCGGGACGTTCTAGGAGATGTCAACAGCTATCCGAAGGCCGCAGACGCGCTGGTGCGAGAAGTGCTGACGGAGCGCCGCAGCTACGACGGGTATTTTGTATCGCAGGCAGTTGCCGGAAGCATCGTCGAGGACATCGCGGAGACCGAGGCCGCGATAGCGGGCCTGGAGCGacagctgcgcgagcggTTGCTAGCTCAGAAGAGACAGCTGGTGGCGGAGCTGCGCGGCAGCGACGTGCTGGAGGAGCTAGCGGGGATCTCGCGCGAGATCGAGCAGCTGTGGGAGCTGGACAGTGGCCGCGCGGGCAAGCCCGCAGACGAGAGCTTGGAGGATGTGGAGGCCCcggaggaggcggaggACGCGTTTCACGCGTCGCTGCGGCGTCTGCGCACGGAGGGGCGGAGCGGGGCGGACGATGGGCTGGGCGTGGTGCTGGGCAACCTCGGCCGCGTGTGCGGGCTGCTGGAGGTGCCCGCGCTCGTCAGCACGTGCATCCGCACCGGCTACTACCAAGAGGCGCTGATGTGCCACGGTTACGTGCGCTCGCTGCAGCACAAGTTCCCCGGCGTGGAGCTCGTGGCCCGCATCGCCGCCGCAGTGCAGGCGGACATCTCGCAGACCATGCTACAGGGCCTGTCGCGCCTGCTGACCACCGCGCTGACCATCAATGCGATGAAGAAAATCACAGACTACCTGGCGTCGATTGACCCGTTCCAGGACGCGCCATccgcgctgcagcagctcttCCTGTCCGCACGGTTCCGCTTCATCGCCGGCGAGATCGACTCCtacgccgccgccccggACGTCTCCGACGCAGTCCGCGAGATGCTGCTGAAGCGCAAGATCGAGTGCGTGCGCGAGCACGTCTACGGCAACCTCGTGGTCTTCAACTCGCGCTTCGTGCCAGACACTCGCCCCATCGCCATCGGCCTGTTCGGCGCCCCCGCCACGCCGCTGCCGACCagcccgctgctgctgcactTCGTTGATCGCTGCTGTACCCACCTGGTCCGCCAGCTCCCCGCGCACATGCCTTTCGTCGCGCCGGACTCCGTCTGCCTTCAGCTGGTCTACTGTTCCTTCCGTCTCGCGGACCTGAACCCTAATTTCCACCACCTCTTCATGAACGCCCTTCTTGCATCCGGCGCCTTTTCCCGCGCCGAACTCGACGCAGCCCTCGCCAAGCGCCTCGAGCTCGTTGCCACCTACTGA
- a CDS encoding AER142Wp (NOHBY518; No homolog in Saccharomyces cerevisiae; Syntenic homolog of Kluyveromyces lactis KLLA0B04818g), whose product MSQKALGEFFGPRTVYFVIGKVYQKGHFANRIVEWFVRRELPVVPVSPHGGAMTVASNAERTLQIQPDLRSAIDALAGSDYENVSVVFVTPPAVSLTLLSELRELRLPLRGVWFQPGAWDSKCTQYGETGLGLPANRVITDCVLVNGDMNYQRSQVKL is encoded by the coding sequence ATGTCACAGAAAGCTCTTGGAGAGTTCTTCGGTCCTCGCACAGTTTACTTCGTGATTGGCAAGGTTTACCAGAAAGGACACTTCGCCAATCGGATAGTCGAATGGTTTGTCCGGCGCGAACTCCCCGTCGTCCCTGTGTCCCCTCATGGAGGTGCCATGACAGTTGCAAGCAATGCCGAGCGTACGTTGCAGATCCAGCCCGACCTGCGTTCCGCGATAGATGCCCTTGCGGGCTCGGACTATGAGAACGTCAGCGTTGTATTCGTAACGCCACCCGCAGTATCTTTGACGCTGCTATCggagctgcgcgagctccGCCTGCCATTGCGCGGCGTCTGGTTCCAGCCCGGCGCGTGGGACAGCAAGTGTACTCAGTATGGCGAGACTGGCCTTGGACTTCCCGCGAATCGTGTTATCACAGACTGTGTGCTGGTCAACGGCGACATGAACTACCAGCGGAGCCAGGTCAAGCTCTAG
- the VMA6 gene encoding H(+)-transporting V0 sector ATPase subunit d (Syntenic homolog of Saccharomyces cerevisiae YLR447C (VMA6)) — MEGVFFNVDNGYIEGVVRGYRNGLLTSSQYLNLTQCDTLDDLKLQLSSTDYGGFLSNVASEALTTSVIQERASHKLYQQFQYIRDQSSGTTRRFMDYITYGYMIDNVALMITGTVHERDKAEILPRCHPLGWFDTLPTLTVATDLESLYQTVLVDTPLAPYFRDCFDGADELDDLNIEIIRNKLYRAYLHDFHEFVSSEVPEPAREVMQSLLEFEADRRAINIALNSLQSSDVITSELKRELLPNMGKLYPTITEQLATQAMDFEGLRTVLSNVHEYRGIFDTGNIEDQFYKIEMELCRDAFTQQFTVSTIWAWMKSREQEVRNITWIAECIAQNQRERINNYISIY; from the coding sequence ATGGAAGGGGTATTTTTCAATGTCGACAACGGGTATATCGAGGGAGTAGTGCGGGGCTACCGTAACGGGCTGTTAACCAGCAGCCAGTACCTGAATTTGACACAGTGCGACACGCTGGACGATCTGAAGCTACAGCTCTCCTCTACGGACTATGGTGGATTTCTGTCGAACGTGGCATCGGAGGCGCTGACGACGTCGGTAATACAGGAACGGGCGTCGCACAAGCTGTACCAGCAGTTCCAGTACATCCGGGACCAGTCGAGCGGGACGACGAGGCGTTTCATGGACTACATCACGTACGGATACATGATCGACAACGTGGCGCTGATGATCACGGGGACAGTGCACGAGCGCGACAAGGCGGAGATTCTGCCGCGGTGCCACCCGCTGGGCTGGTTTGACACCTTGCCAACACTAACGGTGGCCACAGACCTTGAATCTCTGTACCAGACGGTACTGGTAGACACGCCGTTGGCCCCATACTTCCGCGACTGCTTTGACGGAGCGGACGAGCTGGATGACTTGAACATCGAAATCATCCGCAACAAGCTTTACCGCGCGTACCTGCACGACTTCCATGAGTTCGTGAGCTCGGAGGTGCCTGAGCCGGCGCGTGAAGTCATGCAGAGCTTGCTCGAGTTTGAGGCAGACCGCCGTGCGATCAACATTGCGTTGAATTCGCTGCAGTCTTCTGATGTCATTACCTCCGAGCTGAAGCGGGAGTTGTTGCCTAACATGGGCAAGCTGTACCCCACGATCACTGAGCAGCTCGCCACGCAGGCGATGGACTTCGAGGGGCTGCGGACCGTCCTCAGTAACGTGCACGAATATAGGGGCATCTTTGACACAGGCAATATCGAAGACCAGTTTTATAAAATCGAGATGGAGTTGTGCCGCGACGCGTTCACCCAGCAGTTTACTGTGTCGACAATCTGGGCGTGGATGAAGTCCCGCGAACAAGAGGTACGCAACATTACCTGGATCGCAGAGTGCATTGCGCAAAACCAGCGGGAGAGGATTAACAACTACATCTCCATATATTAG